The following proteins come from a genomic window of Streptomyces sp. Sge12:
- the ftsZ gene encoding cell division protein FtsZ, translated as MAAPQNYLAVIKVIGVGGGGVNAINRMIEVGLKGVEFIAINTDAQALLMSDADVKLDVGRELTRGLGAGANPAVGRKAAEDHREEIEEVLKGADMVFVTAGEGGGTGTGGAPVVANIARSLGALTIGVVTRPFTFEGRRRANQAEDGIAELREEVDTLIVIPNDRLLSISDRQVSVLDAFKSADQVLLSGVQGITDLITTPGLINLDFADVKSVMSEAGSALMGIGSARGDDRAVAAAEMAISSPLLEASIDGARGVLLSISGGSDLGLFEINEAAQLVSEAAHPEANIIFGAVIDDALGDEVRVTVIAAGFDGGQPPARRDNVIGAASTKREEPAPAPVRAAEPARPAFGGLGSVTPREEPPAPVEAAPVEVQAPAPQVPTARPYQDSPAEELDVPDFLK; from the coding sequence GTGGCAGCACCGCAGAACTACCTCGCAGTCATCAAGGTCATCGGTGTCGGCGGCGGTGGTGTCAATGCCATCAACCGAATGATCGAGGTCGGTCTCAAGGGCGTCGAGTTCATCGCCATCAACACGGACGCCCAGGCGCTGTTGATGAGCGACGCCGACGTCAAGCTCGACGTCGGCCGTGAACTCACCCGCGGCCTCGGCGCCGGCGCCAATCCGGCCGTCGGTCGCAAGGCGGCAGAGGACCACCGCGAGGAGATCGAGGAGGTCCTCAAGGGGGCCGACATGGTCTTCGTCACCGCCGGTGAGGGCGGCGGCACCGGCACCGGCGGCGCACCTGTCGTCGCCAACATCGCGCGCTCGCTCGGCGCCCTGACGATCGGTGTGGTCACCCGGCCGTTCACCTTCGAGGGCCGGCGCCGCGCGAACCAGGCGGAGGACGGCATCGCCGAGCTCCGCGAAGAGGTCGACACCCTCATCGTCATCCCCAACGACCGACTGCTGTCCATCTCGGACCGCCAGGTCAGCGTGCTCGACGCCTTCAAGTCGGCCGACCAGGTCCTGCTCTCGGGCGTCCAGGGCATCACCGACCTCATCACCACCCCGGGTCTCATCAACCTCGACTTCGCCGACGTCAAGTCCGTGATGTCCGAGGCGGGCTCGGCCCTGATGGGCATCGGCTCGGCCCGCGGCGACGACCGCGCGGTGGCCGCCGCCGAGATGGCGATCTCCTCGCCGCTGCTGGAGGCGTCCATCGACGGCGCCCGCGGTGTGCTGCTCTCCATCTCCGGTGGCTCCGACCTCGGTCTCTTCGAGATCAACGAGGCCGCGCAGCTGGTCAGCGAGGCCGCGCACCCCGAGGCGAACATCATCTTCGGCGCCGTCATCGACGACGCGCTCGGCGACGAGGTACGGGTCACCGTCATCGCGGCCGGGTTCGACGGCGGACAGCCCCCGGCCCGCCGGGACAACGTCATCGGCGCCGCGTCCACCAAGCGCGAGGAGCCGGCCCCGGCTCCGGTCCGCGCCGCCGAGCCGGCCCGCCCGGCCTTCGGCGGACTCGGCTCGGTCACCCCCCGCGAGGAGCCCCCGGCTCCGGTCGAGGCGGCTCCGGTCGAGGTCCAGGCCCCCGCGCCGCAGGTCCCCACGGCCCGCCCGTACCAGGACAGCCCGGCCGAGGAGCTGGATGTCCCGGACTTCTTGAAGTGA
- the ileS gene encoding isoleucine--tRNA ligase, protein MTTPPQYRPVPAQVDLPALEHAVLDFWRESKTFAKTLEQSEGRPEWVFYEGPPTANGMPGAHHIEARVFKDVFPRFRTMRGYHVARKAGWDCHGLPVELAVEKELGFNGKQDIEAYGIAEFNAKCRESVTRHTDAFAELTTRMGYWVDLDDAYRTMDPEYVESVWWSLKEIFNKGLLTQDHRVAPWCPRCGTGLSDHELAQGYETVVDPSVYVRFPLTSGPLAGEAALLVWTTTPWTLVSNTAVAAHPEVTYVVATNGEEKLVVAQPLLEKSLGEGWEATGETFTGKEMERWTYERPFSLVEFPAPAHYVVNAEYVTTEDGTGLVHQSPAFGADDLAVCRAYGLPVVNPVRPDGTFEEEVPLVGGVFFKKADEKLTADLDARGLLFKHIAYEHSYPHCWRCHTALLYYAQPSWYIRTTAVKDAMLRENEKTNWFPDSVKQGRFGDWLNNNIDWALSRNRYWGTPLPIWRCEENHLTCVGSRAELSELSGQDHANLDPHRPYIDDVTFPCTADGCSLEAVRVPEVIDAWYDSGSMPFAQWGYPYKNKEIFEKRYPAQFISEAIDQTRGWFYTLMAVGTLVFDKSSYENVVCLGHILAEDGRKMSKHLGNILQPIPLMDQHGADAVRWFMAAGGSPWAARRVGHGTIQEVVRKTLLTYWNTVAFQALYARTSNWAPSAADPDPADRTVLDRWLLSELHTLVAEVTDAMESYDTQRAGKLLSAFVDDLSNWYVRRSRRRFWQGDAAALRTLHDVVETVTRLLAPLTPFITERVWQDMVVPVTPDAPESVHLSSWPVADRAAIDPALSQQMQLVRRLVELGRATRAESGVKTRQPLSRALVGAVGFDALSRELQSQITEELNVSSLASLSEVGGSLVDTTAKANFRALGKRFGKGVQDVAKAVAAADAAALSLALRSGTAVVAVNGEEVALTPEEVIITETPREGWSVASDSGATVALDLEITPELRLAGLARDAIRLIQEARKNSGLDVADRIALRWSSADPEVATALTDHAALIADEVLATDFAEGMADGTYGAEFTDEPLGLTFRLRKA, encoded by the coding sequence ATGACCACACCGCCGCAGTACCGCCCGGTACCCGCCCAGGTCGACCTGCCTGCCCTCGAGCATGCCGTCCTCGACTTCTGGCGCGAGAGCAAGACCTTCGCCAAGACCCTGGAGCAGTCCGAGGGCCGCCCCGAGTGGGTCTTCTACGAGGGCCCGCCCACCGCGAACGGCATGCCCGGCGCGCACCACATCGAGGCCCGCGTCTTCAAGGACGTCTTCCCCCGCTTCCGCACCATGCGCGGCTACCACGTGGCCCGCAAGGCCGGCTGGGACTGCCACGGCCTGCCCGTCGAGCTCGCCGTCGAGAAGGAGCTGGGCTTCAACGGCAAGCAGGACATCGAGGCGTACGGCATCGCCGAGTTCAACGCCAAGTGCCGCGAGTCCGTGACCCGCCACACCGACGCCTTCGCCGAGCTCACGACCCGCATGGGCTACTGGGTCGACCTGGACGACGCCTACCGGACCATGGACCCCGAGTACGTCGAGTCCGTGTGGTGGTCGCTCAAGGAGATCTTCAACAAGGGCCTGCTCACCCAGGACCACCGCGTCGCCCCCTGGTGCCCCCGCTGCGGCACCGGCCTGTCCGACCACGAGCTGGCCCAGGGCTACGAGACGGTGGTGGACCCCTCGGTCTACGTCCGCTTCCCGCTGACCTCCGGCCCCCTCGCGGGCGAGGCTGCGCTGCTCGTCTGGACGACGACCCCGTGGACCCTGGTGTCCAACACGGCCGTGGCCGCGCACCCCGAGGTCACATACGTCGTCGCCACGAACGGCGAGGAGAAGCTGGTCGTCGCCCAGCCGCTGCTGGAGAAGTCCCTCGGCGAGGGCTGGGAGGCCACCGGCGAGACCTTCACGGGCAAGGAGATGGAGCGCTGGACGTACGAGCGCCCGTTCTCCCTCGTGGAGTTCCCGGCTCCGGCCCACTACGTCGTGAACGCCGAGTACGTCACGACCGAGGACGGCACGGGTCTGGTCCACCAGTCCCCCGCCTTCGGCGCCGACGACCTCGCGGTCTGCCGCGCGTACGGCCTGCCCGTCGTGAACCCGGTCCGCCCCGACGGCACCTTCGAGGAGGAGGTCCCCCTCGTCGGCGGCGTCTTCTTCAAGAAGGCCGACGAGAAGCTGACCGCCGACCTCGACGCGCGCGGCCTGCTCTTCAAGCACATCGCCTACGAGCACAGCTACCCGCACTGCTGGCGCTGCCACACGGCCCTGCTCTACTACGCGCAGCCGTCCTGGTACATCCGCACCACCGCCGTCAAGGACGCGATGCTGCGGGAGAACGAGAAGACCAACTGGTTCCCGGACTCCGTCAAGCAGGGCCGCTTCGGCGACTGGCTGAACAACAACATCGACTGGGCGCTGTCCCGCAACCGCTACTGGGGCACCCCGCTGCCGATCTGGCGCTGTGAGGAGAACCACCTCACCTGCGTCGGCTCCCGCGCCGAGCTGAGCGAGCTCTCCGGCCAGGACCACGCGAACCTGGACCCGCACCGCCCGTACATCGACGACGTGACCTTCCCCTGCACGGCGGACGGCTGCTCGCTGGAGGCCGTCCGCGTCCCGGAGGTCATCGACGCCTGGTACGACTCGGGCTCGATGCCGTTCGCGCAGTGGGGCTACCCGTACAAGAACAAGGAGATCTTCGAGAAGCGCTACCCGGCGCAGTTCATCTCGGAGGCCATCGACCAGACGCGCGGCTGGTTCTACACGCTGATGGCGGTCGGCACCCTCGTCTTCGACAAGTCCTCCTACGAGAACGTGGTCTGCCTGGGCCACATCCTCGCCGAGGACGGCCGCAAGATGTCCAAGCACCTGGGCAACATCCTCCAGCCGATCCCGCTCATGGACCAGCACGGCGCGGACGCGGTGCGCTGGTTCATGGCGGCCGGCGGCTCCCCGTGGGCGGCCCGCCGCGTGGGCCACGGCACGATCCAGGAGGTCGTCCGCAAGACCCTCCTCACGTACTGGAACACGGTCGCCTTCCAGGCCCTGTACGCCCGTACGTCGAACTGGGCGCCGTCCGCCGCCGACCCGGACCCGGCCGACCGCACGGTCCTGGACCGCTGGCTGCTCTCGGAGCTCCACACGCTCGTGGCCGAGGTCACCGACGCGATGGAGTCGTACGACACCCAGCGCGCGGGCAAGCTCCTGTCCGCCTTCGTGGACGACCTGTCGAACTGGTACGTCCGCCGCTCGCGCCGCCGCTTCTGGCAGGGCGACGCGGCCGCGCTGCGCACCCTCCACGACGTGGTCGAGACGGTCACCCGGCTGCTCGCCCCGCTCACGCCGTTCATCACCGAGCGGGTCTGGCAGGACATGGTCGTCCCGGTCACCCCGGACGCCCCGGAGTCGGTGCACCTGTCGTCGTGGCCGGTGGCGGACCGGGCGGCGATCGACCCGGCCCTGTCCCAGCAGATGCAGCTGGTCCGCCGCCTGGTGGAGCTGGGCCGGGCGACGCGCGCCGAGTCGGGCGTCAAGACCCGCCAGCCGCTGTCGCGGGCCCTGGTCGGTGCGGTCGGCTTCGACGCGCTGTCCCGGGAGCTCCAGTCACAGATCACGGAGGAGCTGAACGTCTCCTCCCTGGCCTCCCTGTCCGAGGTCGGCGGGTCCCTGGTGGACACGACGGCGAAGGCGAACTTCCGGGCGCTGGGCAAGCGCTTCGGCAAGGGCGTGCAGGACGTGGCGAAGGCGGTGGCCGCGGCCGATGCGGCGGCGCTGTCCCTGGCCCTGCGGTCCGGCACCGCGGTCGTTGCGGTGAACGGCGAGGAGGTGGCCCTCACGCCGGAGGAGGTCATCATCACGGAGACCCCGCGCGAGGGCTGGTCGGTGGCGTCCGACTCGGGCGCGACGGTCGCCCTGGACCTGGAGATCACCCCGGAGCTGCGGCTGGCGGGCCTGGCCCGTGACGCGATCCGCCTGATCCAGGAGGCCCGGAAGAACTCCGGCCTGGACGTCGCGGACCGGATCGCGCTGCGGTGGTCCTCCGCGGACCCGGAGGTCGCCACGGCCCTGACGGACCACGCGGCCCTCATCGCGGACGAGGTCCTCGCGACGGACTTCGCCGAGGGTATGGCCGACGGCACGTACGGCGCCGAGTTCACGGACGAGCCCCTGGGCCTGACGTTCCGCCTCCGCAAGGCGTAA
- a CDS encoding YggS family pyridoxal phosphate-dependent enzyme: MTDRKAELAENLARVEERISSACAAAGRARDEVTLIVVTKTYPASDVRLLADLGVRHVAENRDQDAAPKAAACSDLPLSWHFVGQLQTNKVRSVAGYAHVVQSVDRPKLVTALSAAAVGAGRELGCLVQIALDAESGERGARGGAAPEQLAELADLVAGAPGLRVDGLMTVAPLSGPYAGREQAAFERLMELSSRMRVDHPAATMVSAGMSADLEQAVVAGATHVRVGTAVLGARPRLG; this comes from the coding sequence ATGACGGATCGTAAGGCGGAGCTCGCCGAGAACCTGGCGCGGGTGGAGGAACGTATCTCGTCCGCCTGCGCGGCGGCGGGGCGGGCGCGGGACGAGGTGACGCTCATCGTGGTCACCAAGACCTACCCCGCGAGCGACGTACGACTGCTGGCGGACCTGGGTGTCCGTCATGTTGCGGAAAATCGTGACCAGGATGCCGCCCCCAAGGCCGCGGCCTGCTCGGATCTGCCGCTCAGCTGGCACTTCGTCGGTCAGTTGCAGACGAACAAAGTCCGTTCCGTGGCGGGATACGCGCACGTGGTGCAGTCGGTCGACCGACCGAAACTCGTGACCGCCCTCTCGGCGGCCGCGGTGGGTGCCGGCCGGGAGCTCGGCTGCCTGGTGCAGATCGCCCTCGACGCGGAGTCGGGGGAGCGCGGGGCCCGGGGAGGGGCGGCGCCGGAGCAGCTCGCGGAGTTGGCGGACCTCGTCGCTGGGGCCCCCGGACTGCGCGTCGACGGCCTGATGACGGTCGCCCCGCTGTCCGGCCCCTACGCGGGACGCGAACAGGCCGCTTTCGAGCGGTTGATGGAATTGTCATCCCGCATGCGCGTGGACCATCCGGCTGCCACGATGGTGTCGGCCGGGATGAGCGCAGACCTGGAACAGGCCGTTGTGGCCGGTGCGACACATGTACGCGTCGGCACTGCGGTACTCGGCGCGAGACCCCGGCTCGGGTAA
- the pgeF gene encoding peptidoglycan editing factor PgeF has product MTPEQHHVGGAHFAFTDRWGGVSAVPYEELNLGGAVGDDPAAVLANRALAARSLGLAPDRVVWMNQVHGRDVAVVDGPWGADAEVPAVDAVVTARRGLALAVLTADCTPVLLADPVAGVVGAAHAGRPGLVAGVVPAAVEAMVALGADPGRILARTGPAVCGHCYEVPAQMREAVAEAVPAARAETSWGTPAVDVVAGVHAQLAEAGVVNSDRSPVCTLESRDHFSYRRDRVTGRLAGYVWLTELSRGTSPGLPGEKKNDGS; this is encoded by the coding sequence GTGACACCAGAGCAGCATCACGTGGGCGGCGCCCACTTCGCCTTCACCGACCGGTGGGGCGGAGTGAGCGCCGTTCCGTACGAGGAGCTCAATCTCGGCGGCGCGGTCGGAGACGACCCGGCCGCCGTTCTCGCGAACCGGGCCCTGGCGGCCCGGTCCCTGGGACTGGCCCCGGACCGGGTGGTCTGGATGAACCAGGTGCACGGCCGGGACGTCGCGGTGGTGGACGGGCCCTGGGGGGCGGACGCCGAGGTCCCCGCGGTGGACGCGGTGGTGACCGCCCGTCGGGGACTGGCGCTGGCGGTCCTCACGGCCGACTGCACGCCCGTCCTGCTGGCCGACCCCGTCGCCGGGGTCGTGGGTGCCGCCCACGCGGGGCGGCCGGGGCTGGTCGCCGGAGTGGTACCCGCCGCCGTGGAGGCGATGGTCGCACTCGGGGCCGACCCCGGGCGGATCCTGGCCCGTACGGGACCCGCGGTCTGCGGACACTGCTACGAGGTGCCCGCGCAGATGCGGGAGGCGGTGGCCGAGGCGGTGCCCGCCGCCCGGGCCGAGACGAGCTGGGGGACACCGGCCGTCGACGTGGTCGCGGGGGTGCACGCCCAGCTCGCGGAGGCGGGGGTGGTGAACAGTGACCGCTCCCCGGTCTGCACACTGGAGTCGCGGGACCACTTCTCGTACCGCCGTGACCGGGTGACCGGACGGCTTGCCGGTTATGTCTGGTTGACGGAGCTTTCCCGGGGGACGTCCCCCGGACTCCCGGGGGAAAAGAAGAATGACGGATCGTAA
- a CDS encoding TraR/DksA family transcriptional regulator has translation MVAKKTAGSTAKKAVGKAAGKAEGSEDAAPAKKATAARRTAAGARAPDGKATAVKKTTAVEKRTVTAKKAGAEGAAHAAKKTGVRKVVAKKSAGAARKTAAAATSGLPKARATAALAPGELAVRPGEDPWTPKEVEDARTELLSEVLRLRAELDASEVAISGLMRDSGDGAGDDQADTGTKNITRESELALAANASSMLEQTERALERLEAGTYGLCENCGQPIGKARMQAFPRATLCVDCKQKQERRH, from the coding sequence ATGGTGGCGAAGAAGACCGCCGGGAGTACTGCCAAGAAGGCTGTCGGGAAGGCCGCCGGGAAGGCGGAGGGCTCCGAGGACGCGGCTCCCGCCAAGAAGGCGACCGCTGCCCGGAGGACCGCTGCCGGCGCGCGCGCACCGGACGGGAAGGCGACCGCCGTCAAGAAGACGACCGCCGTCGAGAAGCGGACGGTCACGGCCAAGAAGGCCGGGGCCGAGGGGGCGGCGCATGCCGCGAAGAAGACGGGAGTCCGGAAAGTGGTTGCCAAGAAGAGCGCAGGTGCGGCGAGGAAGACGGCCGCGGCCGCCACCAGCGGGCTCCCCAAGGCACGGGCCACGGCGGCCCTGGCCCCCGGCGAGCTCGCCGTACGGCCCGGGGAGGACCCCTGGACCCCCAAGGAGGTCGAGGACGCCCGTACGGAGCTCCTGTCGGAGGTGCTGCGGCTGAGGGCGGAGCTGGACGCCTCCGAGGTCGCCATCTCCGGGCTGATGCGGGACTCCGGCGACGGCGCGGGCGACGACCAGGCCGACACGGGCACCAAGAACATCACCCGGGAGTCCGAGCTGGCGCTCGCGGCGAACGCCAGCTCGATGCTGGAGCAGACCGAGCGGGCCCTGGAACGGCTGGAGGCGGGCACCTACGGGCTCTGCGAGAACTGCGGGCAGCCCATCGGCAAGGCCAGGATGCAGGCCTTCCCGCGGGCCACACTGTGCGTGGACTGCAAGCAGAAGCAGGAGCGCAGGCACTAG
- the lspA gene encoding signal peptidase II, protein MAEAERIIGTPEVGDDAQPESAGPKGRRRITALLVVALLAYLLDLGTKMLVVAKLEHQPPIEIIGELLKFEAVRNPGAAFGFGEAFTIIFTCIAASVIVVIVRLARKLYSLPWAIALGLLLGGALGNLTDRIFRSPGVFRGAVVDFIAPAHFAVFNLADSAIVCGGILIVLLSFKGLDPDGTVHKD, encoded by the coding sequence GTGGCAGAGGCGGAGCGCATCATCGGTACGCCGGAGGTCGGGGACGACGCCCAGCCGGAGTCCGCCGGGCCCAAGGGGCGCCGTCGGATCACGGCTCTGCTCGTCGTGGCGCTGCTCGCCTACCTGCTGGACCTCGGCACGAAGATGCTGGTCGTGGCGAAGCTGGAGCACCAGCCCCCGATCGAGATCATCGGTGAGCTGCTGAAGTTCGAGGCGGTCCGCAACCCGGGCGCGGCCTTCGGCTTCGGCGAGGCCTTCACCATCATCTTCACCTGCATCGCGGCCTCCGTGATCGTGGTGATCGTGCGGCTGGCCCGCAAGCTCTACAGCCTGCCGTGGGCGATCGCGCTCGGCCTGCTGCTGGGCGGTGCGCTGGGCAATCTGACCGACCGCATCTTCCGCTCGCCGGGCGTGTTCCGGGGTGCGGTCGTCGACTTCATCGCGCCGGCCCATTTCGCCGTCTTCAACCTCGCCGACTCGGCGATCGTGTGCGGCGGCATCCTGATCGTCCTGCTGTCCTTCAAGGGGCTGGACCCGGACGGGACCGTCCACAAGGACTGA
- a CDS encoding YggT family protein, which produces MGVALQVVYIALMCFLIVLIFRLVMDYVFQFARSWTPGKAMVVVLEATYTVTDPPLKLLRRAIPPLRLGGVALDLSFFVLMIIVYILISFVSTAARSV; this is translated from the coding sequence ATGGGCGTCGCACTGCAAGTGGTCTACATCGCGCTGATGTGCTTCCTCATCGTGCTGATCTTCCGACTGGTCATGGACTACGTGTTCCAGTTCGCGCGTTCATGGACACCCGGCAAGGCGATGGTGGTCGTTCTGGAGGCCACCTACACTGTCACCGATCCACCGCTCAAGCTTCTTCGGCGGGCCATTCCGCCGTTGCGTCTCGGGGGCGTGGCACTCGACCTGTCCTTCTTCGTTCTGATGATCATCGTTTACATCCTCATCAGTTTCGTGAGCACCGCTGCGAGAAGCGTGTGA
- a CDS encoding DivIVA domain-containing protein, which translates to MPLTPEDVRNKQFTTVRLREGYDEDEVDAFLDEVESELTRLLRENEDLRAKLAAATRAAAQNQQQQGMRKPEPQDQRGPGAPVPAAISGPPQQQNPQMGPPQLPGGAPQLPPGPGGQGQQGPGPMGGPMGGPMQQHPMGGPQGMGQQQQQMQQQQSMGGQNPLGQQMQPMGQQMQPMGQMQPMGQPMQQMQQPQLPQQGPGGDSAARVLSLAQQTADQAIAEARSEANKIVGEARSRAEGLERDARAKADALERDAQEKHRVAMGSLESARATLERKVEDLRGFEREYRTRLKSYLESQLRQLETQADDSLAPPRNPAGPALPPSPSPSMAPAGAMGHSMGGPSMGGPSPMGGPSPMGAPSYGGNQQQMSPAMTQPMAPVRPAAPQPMQAPSPMRGFLIDEDDN; encoded by the coding sequence ATGCCGCTGACTCCCGAGGACGTGCGGAACAAGCAGTTCACGACCGTCCGCCTCCGAGAAGGCTATGACGAGGACGAGGTCGATGCCTTCCTCGACGAGGTCGAGTCCGAACTGACGCGACTGCTGCGCGAGAACGAGGACCTGCGCGCCAAGCTGGCCGCCGCCACGCGCGCCGCCGCGCAGAACCAGCAGCAGCAGGGCATGCGCAAGCCCGAGCCCCAGGACCAGCGCGGCCCCGGCGCCCCCGTGCCCGCGGCCATATCCGGCCCGCCGCAGCAGCAGAACCCGCAGATGGGCCCGCCCCAGCTGCCGGGCGGTGCGCCGCAGCTCCCGCCGGGCCCCGGCGGCCAGGGCCAGCAGGGCCCCGGCCCGATGGGCGGCCCCATGGGCGGTCCCATGCAGCAGCACCCCATGGGCGGACCGCAGGGCATGGGTCAGCAGCAGCAGCAGATGCAGCAGCAGCAGTCGATGGGCGGCCAGAACCCGCTCGGCCAGCAGATGCAGCCCATGGGCCAGCAGATGCAGCCGATGGGCCAGATGCAGCCCATGGGTCAGCCGATGCAGCAGATGCAGCAGCCGCAGCTCCCGCAGCAGGGCCCCGGTGGCGACAGCGCCGCCCGCGTCCTGTCGCTCGCGCAGCAGACCGCCGACCAGGCGATCGCGGAAGCCCGCTCCGAGGCCAACAAGATCGTCGGCGAGGCCCGGTCGCGCGCCGAGGGCCTGGAGCGGGACGCCCGCGCCAAGGCCGACGCGCTGGAGCGGGACGCCCAGGAGAAGCACCGCGTCGCGATGGGCTCCCTGGAGTCCGCCCGCGCCACGCTGGAGCGCAAGGTCGAGGACCTGCGGGGCTTCGAGCGTGAGTACCGTACGCGTCTGAAGTCCTACCTGGAGTCGCAGCTGCGTCAGCTGGAGACCCAGGCCGACGACTCCCTGGCCCCGCCGCGCAACCCCGCCGGTCCCGCGCTGCCGCCGTCGCCGTCGCCCTCGATGGCTCCGGCCGGTGCGATGGGCCACTCCATGGGCGGTCCCTCGATGGGCGGGCCGTCCCCCATGGGCGGTCCCTCCCCGATGGGTGCCCCGTCCTACGGCGGCAACCAGCAGCAGATGTCCCCGGCGATGACCCAGCCGATGGCTCCGGTGCGGCCGGCTGCGCCGCAGCCGATGCAGGCGCCGTCGCCGATGCGGGGCTTCCTGATCGACGAGGACGATAACTAG
- a CDS encoding cell division protein SepF yields the protein MAGAMRKMAVYLGLVEDDRYDNPGYDPDDEFEPEPEMERARERDRRQQPVHQSPVSDEPVRAVQPPAQREPIPIPVENGRPARIAPVASITPDRTNLEKNAPVIMPKVVSEREPYRITTLHPRTYNEARTIGEHFREGTPVIMNLTEMDDTDAKRLVDFAAGLVFGLHGSIERVTQKVFLLSPANVDVTAEDKARIAEGGFFNQS from the coding sequence ATGGCCGGCGCGATGCGCAAGATGGCGGTCTACCTCGGCCTCGTGGAGGACGACCGGTACGACAACCCGGGGTACGACCCCGACGACGAGTTCGAGCCCGAGCCGGAGATGGAGCGGGCTCGGGAACGGGATCGCCGACAGCAGCCCGTCCACCAATCGCCCGTATCGGACGAACCGGTACGAGCCGTACAGCCTCCGGCGCAGCGCGAACCCATCCCAATTCCGGTGGAAAACGGACGTCCTGCGCGAATCGCCCCCGTGGCATCCATCACACCTGATCGCACCAACCTGGAGAAGAACGCCCCCGTGATCATGCCCAAGGTCGTCTCCGAGCGGGAGCCGTACCGCATCACGACGCTGCACCCCCGGACCTACAACGAGGCCCGTACCATCGGGGAACACTTCCGTGAGGGCACTCCGGTGATCATGAATCTCACGGAGATGGACGACACGGACGCGAAGCGTCTCGTGGACTTCGCCGCCGGACTCGTGTTCGGTCTGCACGGCAGCATTGAACGCGTGACACAGAAGGTGTTCCTGCTGTCGCCTGCTAACGTCGATGTCACGGCGGAGGACAAGGCCCGCATCGCGGAGGGCGGGTTCTTCAACCAAAGCTAG
- a CDS encoding cell division protein FtsQ/DivIB, protein MAGGTTARRGTPFSDRSGPSARKGAGAPQPPEPPKRPRGPRAPKGPEGAKSAQRSGPGGPGARLRRGSVLASLAAAVLLVAGGTWVLYGSSWLRVEKVSAAGMDVLTSEQVLAAAAVPVGAPLVSVDTDEIESRVRGRLPRIDSVDVVRAWPHGIGLKVTERKPVLLIKKDSNFVEVDASGVRFDTVPKAPAGVPVLELNAGRSPSARRFDEERLLHEAVLVAGALPASVAKETVQVKVGSYDSVVLELTGGRSVTWGSGEQSDAKGRALNALLKAAPKADHFDVSVPTAPAVSGS, encoded by the coding sequence GTGGCCGGAGGGACGACCGCGCGGCGCGGAACACCGTTTTCTGATCGGTCCGGCCCGTCCGCCCGCAAGGGCGCCGGCGCTCCCCAGCCGCCCGAGCCGCCTAAGCGGCCCAGGGGCCCCAGGGCCCCGAAGGGCCCGGAGGGGGCCAAGTCCGCGCAGAGGTCCGGCCCGGGAGGCCCCGGCGCACGCCTGCGCCGGGGCTCCGTGCTGGCCTCCCTGGCCGCCGCGGTGCTCCTCGTGGCGGGCGGCACCTGGGTCCTCTACGGCTCCTCCTGGCTCCGCGTGGAGAAGGTCTCCGCCGCCGGCATGGACGTGCTCACCTCCGAGCAAGTGCTCGCCGCCGCCGCCGTTCCCGTCGGCGCGCCCCTGGTGAGCGTCGACACCGACGAGATCGAGAGCCGCGTCCGGGGCCGGCTGCCCCGCATCGATTCGGTCGATGTGGTGCGGGCCTGGCCGCACGGGATCGGTCTGAAAGTGACGGAACGCAAACCCGTCCTGCTCATCAAAAAGGACTCCAACTTCGTGGAAGTGGACGCATCGGGTGTGCGATTCGACACGGTTCCGAAAGCACCCGCGGGTGTTCCGGTCCTCGAATTGAACGCCGGTCGATCGCCGAGTGCCCGCCGCTTCGACGAGGAACGGCTGCTGCACGAGGCCGTGCTCGTCGCGGGCGCCCTCCCGGCGTCGGTCGCCAAGGAAACCGTGCAGGTCAAGGTGGGTTCCTATGATTCGGTCGTCCTGGAGCTGACCGGCGGGCGGTCCGTGACGTGGGGGAGCGGCGAACAGAGCGACGCGAAGGGGCGCGCACTGAACGCTTTGTTGAAAGCCGCGCCCAAGGCCGATCACTTCGACGTGAGCGTCCCCACCGCCCCTGCTGTGTCCGGGAGTTGA